The following are encoded together in the Drosophila biarmipes strain raj3 chromosome 3L, RU_DBia_V1.1, whole genome shotgun sequence genome:
- the LOC108035251 gene encoding uncharacterized protein LOC108035251 isoform X2, protein MELPPAAAAAPHASASLQRVSSESSLGRDQRGERDQEQAAAPPGQLMAHHYHYIQYPAHFQPQQLQEQQPPPQQLPCQCPCSCGRAPPPPAQPSNPGQNASMAVAVLVHQQTPSQQEPARNSPLKTQSAQSLLNHSYQALHEEHHQQQEQLQLDSSAGAGSCDCDLECTCPATGGNSSLAQHKRSLLADAMLGADEITVSESDNNSTMIKKKKPRCGGGAGQLPPKTQPTGDSCNDIYHDTELDGAGGAVTASPGSGIKSQILDDNRPPLPPRPPPRPRSNANGSIAHRHGAGIKKYVVWCLICGGFSCLLGVLFLGVYFLLHSYTITVGNFETVPTFVPATLLILTGICIMSLARRRNRYSYLIKLSGACGLVSALTCALVTVTTTVLHMSRLQALRECEYAQKTRTCTCYSDLIESQVDRVDKGVRLVFDSLSDCGVVHGSLYSCLRAIFGLSVAGVLIAVFSCMLVYQLLSHERKKMYWEQLELRCRSLYASQAPPPTLGPSRMLNCRCCEQCHAHRQLTLPLQATTYPWDEATVAAAAAAAGGGGGEQRFWAAQPPGNFYSPNPGGEDAVGSCRSADRAGAGGGAGRSSSGWSWPRMPWQRTTPDSGRRFRQAAASPDSQYGFSSSTAVQGDGNQMLIEEPVVAAAYTGMPPPNALPYGVWGPPPPYSDPNSPARRGYYQYLQPTACLVGNPGTVAVTLTQEQMHPNLQHPHTHPQQQQQLQQLQLQRLQVQSATLERMDGLSSAGNVSTLVGATRSSAYKSKAEYENTPSDSDGGNPRERERCSNTLPTRKLKKRLEAGTGAKSIGPQSNPGQQRPNVQQLFAKQEQAAQVQANPQQAQAQTAGVENSGYQDSNGAIAKDQAVGTDPAESEVYFADVSSCCNMSVKNDSYYDNAQRHQGHPGHHHHQHSNCSHSSGQSNANEDYLAQRFSRGREHSVRSRLPIPQTRREDDYESSNLNMPTLKEQQQQAQQLQKEISRQSMCSVESEAKTEFTDLSPSTPCGGNLPLPPPANFASDPPAGQQSPSFVASFPYSSESQCLEAHRRSTKNIHELLIAGGSSSNGGDSHYEVINDRGNPYQRSQQAKHKAKSKTRSREQLDIYGSGAERSDWSSDGGRL, encoded by the exons ATGGAGTTGCcaccagcggcagcggcagcgccGCATGCGTCGGCATCCTTGCAACGTGTCTCCTCGGAATCCAGTCTTGGCCGGGATCAGAGGGGGGAACGGGACCAGGAACAGGCAGCTGCTCCGCCTGGCCAACTGATGGCCCACCACTATCATTACATCCAGTATCCGGCGCACTTCCAGCCGCAGCAActccaggagcagcagcctcCGCCACAACAGCTGCCCTGCCAGTGCCCCTGCTCCTGCGGCAGGGCACCTCCTCCTCCCGCCCAGCCCTCGAATCCCGGCCAGAATGCCTCCATGGCGGTGGCTGTGCTGGTCCACCAACAGACACCCAGTCAGCAGGAGCCAGCGAGGAACTCCCCCCTCAAAACGCAATCCGCCCAATCCCTGCTGAATCACTCCTACCAAGCGCTCCACGAGGAGCAtcaccagcagcaggagcagctccAACTGGACTCCTCAGCCGGAGCAGGGAGCTGCGATTGTGACCTGGAGTGCACCTGCCCAGCCACTGGGGGAAACTCCTCCTTGGCCCAGCACAAGAGAAGTCTCCTGGCGGATGCCATGCTGGGAGCAGATGAGATCACGGTCAGTGAGTCCGACAACAATAGCACCATGatcaagaagaagaagccaCGATGCGGCGGAGGAGCTGGACAACTTCCGCCGAAGACACAGCCCACGGGCGATAGCTGCAACGATATCTACCACGACACGGAGCTGGAcggagcaggaggagcggTGACGGCTTCCCCTGGCTCGGGCATCAAGTCACAGATTCTGGACGACAATCGCCCTCCTCTGCCGCCACGCCCTCCGCCCAGACCCAGGAGTAATGCTAATGGTTCCATAG CCCATCGCCATGGAGCTGGGATCAAGAAGTACGTGGTCTGGTGCCTCATCTGCGGCGGCTTCAGCTGCCTGCTGGGCGTGCTCTTCCTGGGCGTCTACTTTCTGCTCCATTCCTACACCATCACGGTGGGCAACTTCGAAACGGTGCCCACCTTTGTGCCCGCCACCCTGCTCATCCTCACGGGCATCTGCATCATGAGCCTGGCCAGGCGGAGGAATCGCTATAGCTATCTG ATTAAGCTATCCGGAGCCTGTGGCCTGGTCTCCGCCCTGACCTGCGCCCTGGTCACCGTGACCACCACTGTGCTGCACATGAGCCGTCTGCAGGCTCTGAGGGAGTGCGAGTATGCCCAGAAGACCAGGACCTGCACCTGCTACTCGGACCTCATCGAATCCCAGGTGGATCGGGTGGATAAGG GAGTGCGCCTGGTGTTCGACTCCCTCTCGGATTGCGGCGTGGTTCATGGTTCCCTGTACTCCTGCCTGAGGGCTATCTTTGGCCTTTCCGTGGCCGGAGTCCTCATCGCCGTCTTCAGCTGCATGTTGGTGTACCAGCTGTTGAGTCACGAGCGGAAGAAGATGTACTGGGAGCAGCTGGAACTGCGCTGCAGATCCCTGTACGCCAGCCAGGCTCCTCCCCCAACTTTGGGTCCTAGCAGGATGTTGAACTGCCGGTGCTGCGagcagtgccacgcccacaggcAGTTGACGCTGCCCCTCCAAGCCACCACCTATCCGTGGGATGAGGCCACTGtggccgccgcagcagcagccgccggaggaggaggcggggAGCAGCGCTTCTGGGCCGCCCAACCCCCGGGTAATTTTTACTCGCCGAATCCTGGAGGCGAAGATGCAGTGGGCAGCTGCCGGAGTGCAGATCGAGCCggcgcaggaggaggagctggacgCAGTAGCAGTGGCTGGAGCTGGCCTCGGATGCCTTGGCAAAGGACTACGCCTGACAGTGGTCGTCGCTTCCGCCAGGCGGCTGCCAGTCCCGACTCCCAGTACGGCTTCAGTTCATCCACGGCGGTGCAGGGCGATGGCAACCAGATGCTCATCGAGGAGCCCGTGGTGGCCGCCGCCTACACTGGAATGCCGCCGCCCAATGCCCTGCCCTACGGCGTCTGGGGTCCTCCGCCACCCTATAGCGATCCCAATAGTCCGGCCAGGCGGGGATACTACCAGTACCTTCAGCCCACGGCGTGCCTGGTGGGCAATCCGGGCACTGTGGCTGTAACCCTCACCCAGGAACAGATGCATCCCAACCTGCAGCACCCACACACGcatccccagcagcagcagcagttgcaacagctgcagctgcaacgCCTTCAGGTGCAGTCCGCCACTCTGGAGCGCATGGATGGGCTGAGTAGTGCCGGCAATGTCAGCACCCTGGTGGGCGCCACCCGCTCCTCAGCCTACAAATCAAAGGCGGAGTACGAGAATACACCTTCCGATAGCGATGGCGGCAATCCACGGGAGCGGGAACGCTGCTCCAACACGCTACCCACGAGGAAGTTGAAGAAGCGCCTGGAGGCGGGCACAGGGGCCAAGAGCATCGGCCCACAGAGCAATCCCGGTCAGCAACGACCCAATGTCCAGCAGCTGTTCGCAAagcaggagcaggcggccCAAGTCCAGGCAAATCCCCAACAGGCTCAAGCCCAGACCGCCGGAGTGGAGAACAGTGGCTACCAGGACTCCAATGGAGCTATAGCCAAGGATCAGGCAGTGGGCACGGATCCAGCTGAATCCGAGGTCTACTTCGCCGACGTGAGTAGCTGCTGCAACATGTCCGTGAAGAACGACAGCTACTACGACAATGCCCAGAGGCACCAGGGGCACCCCGGTCACCATCATCACCAGCACAGCAACTGCAGCCACAGCAGCGGGCAGAGCAACGCCAACGAGGACTACCTGGCCCAGAGGTTTAGCCGCGGCAGGGAGCACTCCGTCCGGAGCAGACTGCCCATTCCGCAGACCAGGCGAGAGGACGACTACGAGAGCTCCAACCTGAACATGCCCACGCtgaaggagcagcagcagcaggcgcagcagcTGCAGAAGGAGATCTCGCGGCAGAGCATGTGCTCCGTGGAGTCGGAGGCCAAGACGGAGTTCACCGATCTCTCGCCCTCGACGCCCTGCGGTGGGAATCTGCCCCTGCCGCCGCCGGCGAACTTCGCCAGTGATCCGCCGGCGGGTCAGCAGTCGCCCAGCTTCGTGGCCTCGTTTCCCTACTCCTCGGAGTCGCAGTGCCTGGAGGCGCATCGCCGCTCCACGAAGAACATCCACGAGCTGCTGATCGCCGGAGGATCCTCCTCCAACGGCGGCGACTCGCACTACGAGGTGATCAACGACAGGGGGAATCCCTATCAGCGCTCCCAGCAGGCCAAGCACAAGGCCAAGTCGAAGACGCGATCGCGGGAACAGCTGGACATCTACGGCAGCGGAGCCGAGCGATCCGACTGGTCGTCGGATGGGGGTCGCTTGTGA
- the LOC108035251 gene encoding uncharacterized protein LOC108035251 isoform X1 — translation MELPPAAAAAPHASASLQRVSSESSLGRDQRGERDQEQAAAPPGQLMAHHYHYIQYPAHFQPQQLQEQQPPPQQLPCQCPCSCGRAPPPPAQPSNPGQNASMAVAVLVHQQTPSQQEPARNSPLKTQSAQSLLNHSYQALHEEHHQQQEQLQLDSSAGAGSCDCDLECTCPATGGNSSLAQHKRSLLADAMLGADEITVSESDNNSTMIKKKKPRCGGGAGQLPPKTQPTGDSCNDIYHDTELDGAGGAVTASPGSGIKSQILDDNRPPLPPRPPPRPRSNANGSIAHRHGAGIKKYVVWCLICGGFSCLLGVLFLGVYFLLHSYTITVGNFETVPTFVPATLLILTGICIMSLARRRNRYSYLIKLSGACGLVSALTCALVTVTTTVLHMSRLQALRECEYAQKTRTCTCYSDLIESQVDRVDKEGVRLVFDSLSDCGVVHGSLYSCLRAIFGLSVAGVLIAVFSCMLVYQLLSHERKKMYWEQLELRCRSLYASQAPPPTLGPSRMLNCRCCEQCHAHRQLTLPLQATTYPWDEATVAAAAAAAGGGGGEQRFWAAQPPGNFYSPNPGGEDAVGSCRSADRAGAGGGAGRSSSGWSWPRMPWQRTTPDSGRRFRQAAASPDSQYGFSSSTAVQGDGNQMLIEEPVVAAAYTGMPPPNALPYGVWGPPPPYSDPNSPARRGYYQYLQPTACLVGNPGTVAVTLTQEQMHPNLQHPHTHPQQQQQLQQLQLQRLQVQSATLERMDGLSSAGNVSTLVGATRSSAYKSKAEYENTPSDSDGGNPRERERCSNTLPTRKLKKRLEAGTGAKSIGPQSNPGQQRPNVQQLFAKQEQAAQVQANPQQAQAQTAGVENSGYQDSNGAIAKDQAVGTDPAESEVYFADVSSCCNMSVKNDSYYDNAQRHQGHPGHHHHQHSNCSHSSGQSNANEDYLAQRFSRGREHSVRSRLPIPQTRREDDYESSNLNMPTLKEQQQQAQQLQKEISRQSMCSVESEAKTEFTDLSPSTPCGGNLPLPPPANFASDPPAGQQSPSFVASFPYSSESQCLEAHRRSTKNIHELLIAGGSSSNGGDSHYEVINDRGNPYQRSQQAKHKAKSKTRSREQLDIYGSGAERSDWSSDGGRL, via the exons ATGGAGTTGCcaccagcggcagcggcagcgccGCATGCGTCGGCATCCTTGCAACGTGTCTCCTCGGAATCCAGTCTTGGCCGGGATCAGAGGGGGGAACGGGACCAGGAACAGGCAGCTGCTCCGCCTGGCCAACTGATGGCCCACCACTATCATTACATCCAGTATCCGGCGCACTTCCAGCCGCAGCAActccaggagcagcagcctcCGCCACAACAGCTGCCCTGCCAGTGCCCCTGCTCCTGCGGCAGGGCACCTCCTCCTCCCGCCCAGCCCTCGAATCCCGGCCAGAATGCCTCCATGGCGGTGGCTGTGCTGGTCCACCAACAGACACCCAGTCAGCAGGAGCCAGCGAGGAACTCCCCCCTCAAAACGCAATCCGCCCAATCCCTGCTGAATCACTCCTACCAAGCGCTCCACGAGGAGCAtcaccagcagcaggagcagctccAACTGGACTCCTCAGCCGGAGCAGGGAGCTGCGATTGTGACCTGGAGTGCACCTGCCCAGCCACTGGGGGAAACTCCTCCTTGGCCCAGCACAAGAGAAGTCTCCTGGCGGATGCCATGCTGGGAGCAGATGAGATCACGGTCAGTGAGTCCGACAACAATAGCACCATGatcaagaagaagaagccaCGATGCGGCGGAGGAGCTGGACAACTTCCGCCGAAGACACAGCCCACGGGCGATAGCTGCAACGATATCTACCACGACACGGAGCTGGAcggagcaggaggagcggTGACGGCTTCCCCTGGCTCGGGCATCAAGTCACAGATTCTGGACGACAATCGCCCTCCTCTGCCGCCACGCCCTCCGCCCAGACCCAGGAGTAATGCTAATGGTTCCATAG CCCATCGCCATGGAGCTGGGATCAAGAAGTACGTGGTCTGGTGCCTCATCTGCGGCGGCTTCAGCTGCCTGCTGGGCGTGCTCTTCCTGGGCGTCTACTTTCTGCTCCATTCCTACACCATCACGGTGGGCAACTTCGAAACGGTGCCCACCTTTGTGCCCGCCACCCTGCTCATCCTCACGGGCATCTGCATCATGAGCCTGGCCAGGCGGAGGAATCGCTATAGCTATCTG ATTAAGCTATCCGGAGCCTGTGGCCTGGTCTCCGCCCTGACCTGCGCCCTGGTCACCGTGACCACCACTGTGCTGCACATGAGCCGTCTGCAGGCTCTGAGGGAGTGCGAGTATGCCCAGAAGACCAGGACCTGCACCTGCTACTCGGACCTCATCGAATCCCAGGTGGATCGGGTGGATAAGG AAGGAGTGCGCCTGGTGTTCGACTCCCTCTCGGATTGCGGCGTGGTTCATGGTTCCCTGTACTCCTGCCTGAGGGCTATCTTTGGCCTTTCCGTGGCCGGAGTCCTCATCGCCGTCTTCAGCTGCATGTTGGTGTACCAGCTGTTGAGTCACGAGCGGAAGAAGATGTACTGGGAGCAGCTGGAACTGCGCTGCAGATCCCTGTACGCCAGCCAGGCTCCTCCCCCAACTTTGGGTCCTAGCAGGATGTTGAACTGCCGGTGCTGCGagcagtgccacgcccacaggcAGTTGACGCTGCCCCTCCAAGCCACCACCTATCCGTGGGATGAGGCCACTGtggccgccgcagcagcagccgccggaggaggaggcggggAGCAGCGCTTCTGGGCCGCCCAACCCCCGGGTAATTTTTACTCGCCGAATCCTGGAGGCGAAGATGCAGTGGGCAGCTGCCGGAGTGCAGATCGAGCCggcgcaggaggaggagctggacgCAGTAGCAGTGGCTGGAGCTGGCCTCGGATGCCTTGGCAAAGGACTACGCCTGACAGTGGTCGTCGCTTCCGCCAGGCGGCTGCCAGTCCCGACTCCCAGTACGGCTTCAGTTCATCCACGGCGGTGCAGGGCGATGGCAACCAGATGCTCATCGAGGAGCCCGTGGTGGCCGCCGCCTACACTGGAATGCCGCCGCCCAATGCCCTGCCCTACGGCGTCTGGGGTCCTCCGCCACCCTATAGCGATCCCAATAGTCCGGCCAGGCGGGGATACTACCAGTACCTTCAGCCCACGGCGTGCCTGGTGGGCAATCCGGGCACTGTGGCTGTAACCCTCACCCAGGAACAGATGCATCCCAACCTGCAGCACCCACACACGcatccccagcagcagcagcagttgcaacagctgcagctgcaacgCCTTCAGGTGCAGTCCGCCACTCTGGAGCGCATGGATGGGCTGAGTAGTGCCGGCAATGTCAGCACCCTGGTGGGCGCCACCCGCTCCTCAGCCTACAAATCAAAGGCGGAGTACGAGAATACACCTTCCGATAGCGATGGCGGCAATCCACGGGAGCGGGAACGCTGCTCCAACACGCTACCCACGAGGAAGTTGAAGAAGCGCCTGGAGGCGGGCACAGGGGCCAAGAGCATCGGCCCACAGAGCAATCCCGGTCAGCAACGACCCAATGTCCAGCAGCTGTTCGCAAagcaggagcaggcggccCAAGTCCAGGCAAATCCCCAACAGGCTCAAGCCCAGACCGCCGGAGTGGAGAACAGTGGCTACCAGGACTCCAATGGAGCTATAGCCAAGGATCAGGCAGTGGGCACGGATCCAGCTGAATCCGAGGTCTACTTCGCCGACGTGAGTAGCTGCTGCAACATGTCCGTGAAGAACGACAGCTACTACGACAATGCCCAGAGGCACCAGGGGCACCCCGGTCACCATCATCACCAGCACAGCAACTGCAGCCACAGCAGCGGGCAGAGCAACGCCAACGAGGACTACCTGGCCCAGAGGTTTAGCCGCGGCAGGGAGCACTCCGTCCGGAGCAGACTGCCCATTCCGCAGACCAGGCGAGAGGACGACTACGAGAGCTCCAACCTGAACATGCCCACGCtgaaggagcagcagcagcaggcgcagcagcTGCAGAAGGAGATCTCGCGGCAGAGCATGTGCTCCGTGGAGTCGGAGGCCAAGACGGAGTTCACCGATCTCTCGCCCTCGACGCCCTGCGGTGGGAATCTGCCCCTGCCGCCGCCGGCGAACTTCGCCAGTGATCCGCCGGCGGGTCAGCAGTCGCCCAGCTTCGTGGCCTCGTTTCCCTACTCCTCGGAGTCGCAGTGCCTGGAGGCGCATCGCCGCTCCACGAAGAACATCCACGAGCTGCTGATCGCCGGAGGATCCTCCTCCAACGGCGGCGACTCGCACTACGAGGTGATCAACGACAGGGGGAATCCCTATCAGCGCTCCCAGCAGGCCAAGCACAAGGCCAAGTCGAAGACGCGATCGCGGGAACAGCTGGACATCTACGGCAGCGGAGCCGAGCGATCCGACTGGTCGTCGGATGGGGGTCGCTTGTGA
- the LOC108035251 gene encoding uncharacterized protein LOC108035251 isoform X3: MHGYPVMQFVQYSMPPPCSWVPAPPPSSGNVDGHHRGSAHRHGAGIKKYVVWCLICGGFSCLLGVLFLGVYFLLHSYTITVGNFETVPTFVPATLLILTGICIMSLARRRNRYSYLIKLSGACGLVSALTCALVTVTTTVLHMSRLQALRECEYAQKTRTCTCYSDLIESQVDRVDKEGVRLVFDSLSDCGVVHGSLYSCLRAIFGLSVAGVLIAVFSCMLVYQLLSHERKKMYWEQLELRCRSLYASQAPPPTLGPSRMLNCRCCEQCHAHRQLTLPLQATTYPWDEATVAAAAAAAGGGGGEQRFWAAQPPGNFYSPNPGGEDAVGSCRSADRAGAGGGAGRSSSGWSWPRMPWQRTTPDSGRRFRQAAASPDSQYGFSSSTAVQGDGNQMLIEEPVVAAAYTGMPPPNALPYGVWGPPPPYSDPNSPARRGYYQYLQPTACLVGNPGTVAVTLTQEQMHPNLQHPHTHPQQQQQLQQLQLQRLQVQSATLERMDGLSSAGNVSTLVGATRSSAYKSKAEYENTPSDSDGGNPRERERCSNTLPTRKLKKRLEAGTGAKSIGPQSNPGQQRPNVQQLFAKQEQAAQVQANPQQAQAQTAGVENSGYQDSNGAIAKDQAVGTDPAESEVYFADVSSCCNMSVKNDSYYDNAQRHQGHPGHHHHQHSNCSHSSGQSNANEDYLAQRFSRGREHSVRSRLPIPQTRREDDYESSNLNMPTLKEQQQQAQQLQKEISRQSMCSVESEAKTEFTDLSPSTPCGGNLPLPPPANFASDPPAGQQSPSFVASFPYSSESQCLEAHRRSTKNIHELLIAGGSSSNGGDSHYEVINDRGNPYQRSQQAKHKAKSKTRSREQLDIYGSGAERSDWSSDGGRL, encoded by the exons ATGCACGGCTATCCGGTGATGCAGTTCGTGCAGTACAGCATGCCCCCGCCCTGCTCCTGGGTGCCAGCTCCTCCTCCCTCCTCCGGCAATGTGGATGGCCATCATCGCGGCTCTG CCCATCGCCATGGAGCTGGGATCAAGAAGTACGTGGTCTGGTGCCTCATCTGCGGCGGCTTCAGCTGCCTGCTGGGCGTGCTCTTCCTGGGCGTCTACTTTCTGCTCCATTCCTACACCATCACGGTGGGCAACTTCGAAACGGTGCCCACCTTTGTGCCCGCCACCCTGCTCATCCTCACGGGCATCTGCATCATGAGCCTGGCCAGGCGGAGGAATCGCTATAGCTATCTG ATTAAGCTATCCGGAGCCTGTGGCCTGGTCTCCGCCCTGACCTGCGCCCTGGTCACCGTGACCACCACTGTGCTGCACATGAGCCGTCTGCAGGCTCTGAGGGAGTGCGAGTATGCCCAGAAGACCAGGACCTGCACCTGCTACTCGGACCTCATCGAATCCCAGGTGGATCGGGTGGATAAGG AAGGAGTGCGCCTGGTGTTCGACTCCCTCTCGGATTGCGGCGTGGTTCATGGTTCCCTGTACTCCTGCCTGAGGGCTATCTTTGGCCTTTCCGTGGCCGGAGTCCTCATCGCCGTCTTCAGCTGCATGTTGGTGTACCAGCTGTTGAGTCACGAGCGGAAGAAGATGTACTGGGAGCAGCTGGAACTGCGCTGCAGATCCCTGTACGCCAGCCAGGCTCCTCCCCCAACTTTGGGTCCTAGCAGGATGTTGAACTGCCGGTGCTGCGagcagtgccacgcccacaggcAGTTGACGCTGCCCCTCCAAGCCACCACCTATCCGTGGGATGAGGCCACTGtggccgccgcagcagcagccgccggaggaggaggcggggAGCAGCGCTTCTGGGCCGCCCAACCCCCGGGTAATTTTTACTCGCCGAATCCTGGAGGCGAAGATGCAGTGGGCAGCTGCCGGAGTGCAGATCGAGCCggcgcaggaggaggagctggacgCAGTAGCAGTGGCTGGAGCTGGCCTCGGATGCCTTGGCAAAGGACTACGCCTGACAGTGGTCGTCGCTTCCGCCAGGCGGCTGCCAGTCCCGACTCCCAGTACGGCTTCAGTTCATCCACGGCGGTGCAGGGCGATGGCAACCAGATGCTCATCGAGGAGCCCGTGGTGGCCGCCGCCTACACTGGAATGCCGCCGCCCAATGCCCTGCCCTACGGCGTCTGGGGTCCTCCGCCACCCTATAGCGATCCCAATAGTCCGGCCAGGCGGGGATACTACCAGTACCTTCAGCCCACGGCGTGCCTGGTGGGCAATCCGGGCACTGTGGCTGTAACCCTCACCCAGGAACAGATGCATCCCAACCTGCAGCACCCACACACGcatccccagcagcagcagcagttgcaacagctgcagctgcaacgCCTTCAGGTGCAGTCCGCCACTCTGGAGCGCATGGATGGGCTGAGTAGTGCCGGCAATGTCAGCACCCTGGTGGGCGCCACCCGCTCCTCAGCCTACAAATCAAAGGCGGAGTACGAGAATACACCTTCCGATAGCGATGGCGGCAATCCACGGGAGCGGGAACGCTGCTCCAACACGCTACCCACGAGGAAGTTGAAGAAGCGCCTGGAGGCGGGCACAGGGGCCAAGAGCATCGGCCCACAGAGCAATCCCGGTCAGCAACGACCCAATGTCCAGCAGCTGTTCGCAAagcaggagcaggcggccCAAGTCCAGGCAAATCCCCAACAGGCTCAAGCCCAGACCGCCGGAGTGGAGAACAGTGGCTACCAGGACTCCAATGGAGCTATAGCCAAGGATCAGGCAGTGGGCACGGATCCAGCTGAATCCGAGGTCTACTTCGCCGACGTGAGTAGCTGCTGCAACATGTCCGTGAAGAACGACAGCTACTACGACAATGCCCAGAGGCACCAGGGGCACCCCGGTCACCATCATCACCAGCACAGCAACTGCAGCCACAGCAGCGGGCAGAGCAACGCCAACGAGGACTACCTGGCCCAGAGGTTTAGCCGCGGCAGGGAGCACTCCGTCCGGAGCAGACTGCCCATTCCGCAGACCAGGCGAGAGGACGACTACGAGAGCTCCAACCTGAACATGCCCACGCtgaaggagcagcagcagcaggcgcagcagcTGCAGAAGGAGATCTCGCGGCAGAGCATGTGCTCCGTGGAGTCGGAGGCCAAGACGGAGTTCACCGATCTCTCGCCCTCGACGCCCTGCGGTGGGAATCTGCCCCTGCCGCCGCCGGCGAACTTCGCCAGTGATCCGCCGGCGGGTCAGCAGTCGCCCAGCTTCGTGGCCTCGTTTCCCTACTCCTCGGAGTCGCAGTGCCTGGAGGCGCATCGCCGCTCCACGAAGAACATCCACGAGCTGCTGATCGCCGGAGGATCCTCCTCCAACGGCGGCGACTCGCACTACGAGGTGATCAACGACAGGGGGAATCCCTATCAGCGCTCCCAGCAGGCCAAGCACAAGGCCAAGTCGAAGACGCGATCGCGGGAACAGCTGGACATCTACGGCAGCGGAGCCGAGCGATCCGACTGGTCGTCGGATGGGGGTCGCTTGTGA